From the Paenibacillus sp. FSL H8-0548 genome, one window contains:
- a CDS encoding phytanoyl-CoA dioxygenase family protein, translating into MNLNLTYEQLESYKQTGYLVLRNVFSEQEVRLWQAECDRLQSLEEYVNPLNLRVAFRQIANGEKMIEKFDPLLDVSPVFANLFQDERILAPLRDIYMDEPLLFKDKLIFKLPGNAGYTMHQDAAFWDTFPYEGLISVMVAIDGATKINGGLELFPGYHDKLRQKEPLRNFDAEEIAAIDASKGVIYETNPGDMILFSSLTPHQSGSNTSDSSRRQLFLTYSPTKNGQLYKAHYQHYIRYATRGVDATTLNKSYFK; encoded by the coding sequence ATGAATTTAAATCTAACGTATGAGCAACTGGAAAGCTACAAGCAAACGGGATATTTGGTACTGCGAAATGTGTTTAGCGAGCAAGAAGTACGCTTATGGCAAGCGGAATGCGACCGTCTTCAAAGCCTCGAAGAGTATGTGAACCCACTGAATCTTCGTGTTGCTTTTCGTCAGATAGCTAATGGAGAGAAAATGATTGAGAAGTTTGATCCTCTCCTGGACGTATCGCCGGTTTTTGCTAATCTCTTTCAGGATGAGCGGATTTTGGCACCGCTTCGAGATATTTATATGGATGAACCGCTTCTCTTCAAAGATAAATTAATCTTCAAACTACCTGGGAATGCTGGCTATACGATGCATCAGGATGCTGCTTTCTGGGATACGTTCCCGTATGAAGGACTGATCTCTGTCATGGTTGCCATTGATGGTGCCACTAAAATTAACGGCGGTTTGGAATTGTTTCCTGGGTATCATGATAAGCTGCGTCAGAAAGAGCCGCTTCGTAATTTTGATGCGGAGGAAATTGCCGCCATTGATGCTTCTAAAGGGGTAATCTATGAGACGAATCCAGGGGATATGATTCTATTCTCGTCCTTAACACCACATCAAAGTGGCTCAAATACATCGGATTCAAGCAGGAGACAGCTGTTTTTGACTTATTCTCCTACAAAAAATGGGCAGTTATATAAAGCGCATTATCAGCATTATATCCGCTATGCTACTCGCGGGGTTGACGCGACGACTCTAAACAAAAGCTACTTTAAGTAA
- a CDS encoding LamG domain-containing protein: MKSAAHSGVNWITGVDGLVSFWDFQEACGDEYVAKGPYPYRLKKMNETVEQAEKGVFGANSVNLTNGSWLSIPRNDCPELNIHGPQATLTVAAWINRAEITSSGCEFIAGIWNETAKKRQYGMFINLEIWDSSEQVCGHVSAVGGPTPGYKYCMTSAIGATPVSKGDWHFIAFTYDGMEARAYLDGRLDRRDRYNPYAYPDGLFNGGEGGADFTVGAVNRSGEIGNFYNGLLGGLAVFNRALSEKEILMIHQQWV; the protein is encoded by the coding sequence ATGAAGAGTGCTGCACATTCAGGTGTTAATTGGATAACAGGAGTAGATGGACTCGTTAGCTTCTGGGATTTTCAGGAGGCTTGTGGCGATGAATACGTGGCAAAGGGACCTTATCCGTACCGATTGAAGAAAATGAACGAGACAGTAGAACAGGCGGAAAAAGGTGTTTTTGGAGCGAACTCAGTCAATTTAACGAATGGCAGCTGGCTCAGTATTCCTCGCAATGATTGCCCTGAACTAAATATTCATGGACCGCAGGCGACTCTGACTGTCGCAGCCTGGATAAACCGTGCTGAGATCACGAGCAGCGGATGTGAGTTTATTGCCGGAATATGGAATGAAACAGCTAAAAAGCGCCAGTACGGTATGTTCATTAATCTGGAAATATGGGACAGTTCGGAACAAGTATGCGGCCATGTGTCTGCTGTTGGGGGTCCAACTCCGGGGTATAAATACTGCATGACAAGCGCAATCGGGGCTACACCCGTCTCCAAAGGAGATTGGCATTTCATTGCCTTTACTTATGATGGTATGGAAGCAAGGGCATATCTGGATGGACGGCTTGATCGTAGAGATAGGTATAATCCTTACGCTTACCCGGATGGACTATTTAATGGGGGAGAAGGCGGTGCAGACTTTACCGTAGGGGCGGTCAACCGTTCCGGTGAAATCGGCAACTTCTATAATGGCTTGCTCGGAGGTTTGGCTGTGTTCAATCGTGCTTTGTCAGAGAAAGAGATACTCATGATCCATCAGCAATGGGTGTAG
- a CDS encoding AraC family transcriptional regulator, with amino-acid sequence MLKHSFQAKLMRWHNTSIKQVFMLTEDTYDGWVILAADEGSFDYRIGEEEGRAKFGDIILCPPGITLYRKEVDSLSFLFIEFDWCDEEGTPLVPGPDLPYGKISLQRMERYSSTYSCIRELSHSSMNEQFFYKQHLLMDLLYLYVLEQQEHTAHLPVRDPIVRMAVLHIQKHAYEPLSLKLLADQASLSQSQFSRRFQSAMRVSPITYLTMIRMRKAQSLLMSSELTLEEIAPLCGYQNGFYLSRVFTNSCNMSPSAFRKAYRI; translated from the coding sequence ATGCTGAAACATTCATTTCAAGCAAAACTGATGCGATGGCACAACACTTCAATAAAACAAGTCTTTATGCTGACGGAGGATACCTATGATGGCTGGGTCATATTAGCAGCTGATGAGGGCAGCTTCGATTATCGTATAGGCGAGGAAGAAGGCCGGGCGAAATTTGGTGATATCATCTTGTGCCCTCCTGGAATAACGCTGTACCGTAAGGAGGTTGACAGTCTCTCCTTCCTCTTTATTGAGTTTGACTGGTGTGACGAAGAAGGGACTCCACTGGTGCCTGGGCCAGATCTTCCTTACGGCAAAATATCTCTTCAACGCATGGAGCGTTATTCTTCAACCTATTCGTGCATCCGAGAGCTCTCCCACTCGAGTATGAACGAGCAATTTTTCTATAAACAACATCTGTTAATGGATTTATTGTATTTATATGTGCTAGAGCAACAAGAACACACCGCTCACTTACCCGTGAGAGATCCTATCGTTCGAATGGCCGTTCTTCATATCCAAAAGCATGCATATGAGCCGTTGTCCTTGAAGCTATTAGCAGATCAGGCATCCTTAAGCCAGTCACAATTTTCTAGACGGTTTCAAAGTGCCATGAGAGTATCCCCCATTACCTATTTGACGATGATTAGAATGCGTAAGGCCCAAAGTCTATTAATGAGCAGCGAACTTACTTTAGAAGAAATTGCCCCGCTTTGCGGTTACCAGAACGGCTTTTATTTGAGCCGGGTATTTACAAATAGCTGTAACATGAGCCCTTCCGCGTTTCGGAAAGCGTATCGAATATGA
- a CDS encoding phytanoyl-CoA dioxygenase family protein translates to MKITKFLTSGQLKDFNDNGYLVLRNVFTAAEAAVWQQECMRLLTLDEYLDPNNLRVNYRNINNRSIIEKIDPVQDLSDVFHALEKDERILAPLRDIYMDEPTLFKDKLIYKLPGVTGYTMHQDASWWQGFPLEGLISVMVAIDGATEENGGLELFPGYHDRFRSARGEFRNMNAEEIAEIDASKGEIVETEPGDIIIFHSFTPHQSGSNTASTSRRQLYLTYSPGKNGQLYHAHYQHYCRYVSNLREEKGNTEMYFK, encoded by the coding sequence ATGAAAATCACAAAATTTCTTACTTCTGGTCAATTAAAAGATTTTAACGATAATGGCTATCTCGTACTGCGTAATGTCTTTACTGCCGCAGAGGCAGCCGTATGGCAGCAGGAATGTATGCGCCTGCTCACTCTGGATGAGTATCTTGATCCGAATAATCTGCGCGTAAATTACCGTAATATCAATAATCGTTCGATTATTGAGAAGATTGATCCTGTACAGGATCTTTCAGATGTATTTCATGCTCTAGAAAAGGATGAGCGCATACTGGCCCCGCTGCGTGATATCTATATGGATGAGCCTACGTTGTTTAAAGACAAACTCATCTACAAGCTTCCAGGTGTTACTGGGTATACCATGCATCAGGATGCCTCGTGGTGGCAGGGCTTCCCGTTAGAAGGATTAATTTCAGTTATGGTAGCCATCGATGGTGCGACAGAAGAAAATGGGGGTTTGGAGCTTTTTCCAGGCTATCATGATCGCTTTCGTTCAGCGAGAGGAGAATTTCGCAATATGAATGCGGAAGAAATTGCTGAGATTGATGCGTCCAAGGGCGAAATCGTCGAGACGGAGCCAGGCGATATTATTATCTTCCATTCCTTTACACCGCATCAAAGCGGCTCCAACACAGCTAGCACGAGCCGTCGTCAATTATACTTGACCTATTCTCCGGGGAAAAATGGTCAACTATATCATGCCCACTATCAACATTATTGCCGATATGTAAGTAACCTTAGAGAAGAAAAAGGAAATACAGAGATGTATTTCAAATAA